A stretch of Henckelia pumila isolate YLH828 chromosome 4, ASM3356847v2, whole genome shotgun sequence DNA encodes these proteins:
- the LOC140865012 gene encoding histone H2B-like, which produces MAAKGEKKPAEKKPAAEKAPAEKKPRAGKKLPKEGGAAASADKKKKRTKKSVETYKIYIFKVLKQVHPDIGISSKAMGIMNSFINDIFEKLAQESSRLARYNKKPTITSREIQTAVRLVLPGELAKHAVSEGTKAVTKFTSS; this is translated from the coding sequence ATGGCAGCAAAGGGCGAGAAGAAACCAGCTGAGAAGAAGCCAGCCGCCGAGAAGGCCCCGGCGGAGAAGAAGCCCAGAGCGGGGAAGAAGCTCCCCAAGGAAGGCGGTGCCGCCGCCTCCGCCGATAAGAAGAAGAAGCGGACTAAGAAGAGTGTGGAAACCTACAAGATCTACATTTTCAAGGTTCTGAAACAGGTCCACCCAGACATCGGAATCTCTAGCAAGGCCATGGGTATCATGAACAGCTTCATCAACGATATTTTCGAGAAATTGGCGCAGGAGTCGTCTCGCCTCGCTCGTTACAACAAGAAGCCCACGATTACTTCCCGGGAGATCCAGACTGCGGTCAGGTTGGTGCTTCCCGGTGAGCTTGCCAAACACGCGGTTTCCGAAGGGACCAAGGCCGTCACCAAATTCACCAGTTCATAA